Proteins encoded by one window of Chondromyces crocatus:
- a CDS encoding response regulator, translated as MPQKNSPLSGDLEPESGLKSGPVSSTGSRSGVDSGREPTSTRSKKKILVVDDSFTSLSTQQGTLADYDVVLARNGREGIRQAITERPDLILMDVNMPGMDGFQACRWLRAFEATKTVPIIIMTTRSDPQSVKVAYANGCNGYLVKPFKEEELLTSVRKLLGES; from the coding sequence ATGCCGCAAAAGAACTCCCCCCTCAGCGGGGATCTTGAGCCGGAGAGCGGCCTCAAATCTGGCCCCGTATCCAGCACTGGAAGCCGAAGCGGGGTGGACAGCGGGCGCGAGCCGACGTCCACCCGCTCCAAGAAGAAGATCCTGGTCGTCGACGACTCGTTCACGTCGTTGTCGACGCAGCAAGGGACGCTTGCCGACTACGACGTGGTCCTCGCGCGCAACGGGCGTGAGGGGATCCGTCAAGCGATCACCGAGCGCCCCGATCTCATCCTGATGGACGTGAACATGCCCGGCATGGATGGCTTCCAGGCGTGCCGCTGGCTGCGTGCCTTCGAGGCGACGAAGACGGTGCCCATCATCATCATGACCACGCGCAGCGATCCGCAGAGCGTGAAGGTGGCCTACGCGAACGGCTGCAATGGCTACCTGGTGAAGCCGTTCAAGGAAGAGGAGCTGCTGACGTCGGTGCGCAAGCTGCTCGGCGAGAGCTGA